The following coding sequences are from one Pelecanus crispus isolate bPelCri1 chromosome 15, bPelCri1.pri, whole genome shotgun sequence window:
- the TNFRSF14 gene encoding tumor necrosis factor receptor superfamily member 14, whose product MGRPLRRRGAPRRREPARRFMRLVVVLVLVVRLDPADALDCGLGEYPIGAECCPMCAAGLRVFKHCTANSSTTCIPCVGDTYTDHPNGLEHCRKCKLCDKGANLVPEITCSYTKNTVCGCLPGYFCSYVGTEDCELCQRYTVCSPGTMVKERGTKTTDNMCEACPPGTTSTANMSYSCIPQHELKENGLVQGENGNPSSGSSVTAIVVSVVGTTLLVAVVLTYIWRRKKRKNYMPPVQESVTGQHGQALLPTVENGDQTTVPLQETGADPEETRPK is encoded by the exons ATGGGGAGGCCGCTGAGGCGCCGCggagccccgcgccgccgggaGCCGGCCCGGCGCTTCATGCGGCTG GTGGTTGTCCTTGTGCTGGTCGTGCGGCTGGATCCTGCGGATGCCTTGGACTGTGGGCTGGGAGAATATCCCATAGGTGCCGAGTGCTGCCCAATGTGTGCTGCTG gACTTCGGGTTTTCAAGCATTGCACTGCCAATTCCAGCACGACATGCATACCTTGTGTTGGAGATACATACACAGATCATCCCAATGGTCTAGAACACTGCAGGAAATGTAAACTGTGTGATAAAG GAGCCAACCTAGTGCCAGAAATAACATGTTCGTACACAAAGAACACTGTGTGTGGCTGTCTGCCTGGGTATTTCTGCAGTTACGTTGGGACTGAAGATTGTGAACTTTGTCAACGCTATACTGTCTGCTCTCCTGGCACTATGGTAAAAGAAAGGG GCACAAAGACCACTGACAACATGTGTGAAGCCTGTCCTCCTGGAACCACCTCAACAGCCAACATGTCCTACAGTTGCATACCGCAGCACGA ACTTAAGGAGAATGGCTTGGTACAAGGAGAGAATGGGAATCCTTCCTCAGGTTCCTCTGTTACAGCAattgttgtttctgttgttgGAACCACGCTGCTCGTCGCAGTTGTCCTTACATATATCTGGcggaggaagaaaaggaaaaattatatgCCAC cGGTGCAGGAATCAGTG ACTGGACAGCATGGTCAGGCTTTGCTACCAACCGTGGAGAATGGTGATCAAACAACTGTTCCTCTGCAGGAAACCGGTGCCGATCCTGAAGAAACCAGGCCCAAATAG
- the MMEL1 gene encoding membrane metallo-endopeptidase-like 1 isoform X2 — protein sequence MGKSESQMDIVEKSTKSGKKSWSFVAISLAVLLLLMTCAVVALVILYASSRGNICTTPGCVTAAARIIQNMDPTADPCQDFYQYACGGWLNRHVIPETSSRYSIFDILRDELEIILKGVLETSDQGDREAFQKAKILYKSCMNESLIEQRDSLPLLEALTMVGDWPVASADWNKTKEPNWSMEEKLSIMNSRFNKRVLIDMFVWNDDRDSSRHIIYIDQPSLGMPSRDYYFNGGNYQRVREAYLQFMITVAKMIREDKNTSKDDSFVQEEMTKVMELETEIANATTPAEERHDVTLLYNKMTLKELQEKFALNEFNWTFFIQGVMSSVSVQVDPEEEVVVYGVPYLQELKAIISKYSASTIQNYLIWRLVIDRVSSLSRRFKDARASYRKALYGTTLEEARWRECVSYVNNNMENAVGAMYVRETFAGESKRMVRDLIDKIREVFIETLDELQWMDEASKEKAREKAMAIKEQIGYPDYILEDQNEKLDQEYANLNFSEHNYFENILENLRAGAQKSLKKLRERVDQDIWIIGAAVVNAFYSPNRNQIVFPAGILQPPFFSKHQPQALNFGGIGMVIGHEITHGFDDNGRNFDKDGNMFDWWSNFSAMHFKEQSRCMVYQYGNYTWELAGGQNVSGISTLGENIADNGGVRQAYKAYLKWLEREGKEPKLPGLNLSHKQLFFLNFAQVWCGSYRPEYASQSIKTDVHSPLKYRVMGSLQNFEAFSEAFHCKKGTAMHPAEKCRVW from the exons CTGCTAGAATAATTCAGAATATGGACCCAACAGCTGACCCTTGCCAGGATTTCTACCAGTATGCCTGTGGGGGCTGGCTGAACCGGCATGTCATCCCAGAAACTAGCTCCAGATACAGCATTTTTGACATCCTGAGAGACGAGCTGGAGATCATCCTAAAAG GTGTGCTGGAGACTTCAGATCAAGGGGACAGAgaagcatttcagaaagctaAAATACTTTACAAGTCATGCATGAATGAGA gTCTTATAGAGCAACGAGATTCATTGCCTCTGCTAGAGGCCTTAACAATGGTTGGAGATTGGCCAGTGGCTTCTGCAGACTGGAATAAGACCAAAG AGCCAAATTGGAGCATGGAAGAAAAACTCTCCATAATGAACTCCAGATTTAACAAACGTGTCCTCATTGACATGTTTGTATGGAATGATGACCGGGATTCCAGCAGACACATAatttat ATTGACCAGCCAAGTTTAGGAATGCCATCCAGGGATTACTACTTTAATGGGGGCAACTATCAAAGA GTGAGAGAAGCTTACCTGCAGTTCATGATCACCGTTGCCAAAATGATCCGGGAAGACAAGAATACGTCTAAAGATGATTCCTTTGTCCAAGAGGAAATGACAAAGGTTATGGAGCTTGAAACAGAGATTGCAAAT GCAACTACCCCAGCAGAAGAAAGGCATGATGTAACCTTGTTGTACAACAAAATGACCTTAAAAGAGCTACAGGAAAAGTTTGCATTGAAC GAATTTAACTGGACCTTCTTCATCCAAGGTGTCATGTCTTCAGTAAGCGTTCAGGTTGACCCAGAAGAAGAGGTTGTTGTATATGGCGTGCCCTATCTGCAAGAGCTGAAAGCAATTATCTCAAAGTACTCAGCAAG CACCATCCAGAACTACCTCATTTGGCGACTGGTAATTGATCGAGTCAGCAGCTTGAGTCGGCGTTTCAAGGATGCTCGGGCCAGCTACAGGAAG GCACTTTATGGGACGACGCTGGAAGAAGCCCGCTGGAGGGAGTGCGTGAGTTACGTCAACAACAACATGGAGAATGCAGTGGGAGCAATGTATGTCAGGGAGACATTTGCTGGTGAGAGCAAGAGGATG GTCCGAGATTTAATAGATAAGATTCGTGAAGTGTTCATTGAGACTTTAGATGAGTTACAGTGGATGGATGAGGCATCTAAAGAGAAGGCTCGTGAGAAG GCAATGGCAATTAAAGAACAAATTGGCTATCCAGATTATATTTTGGAAGATCAGAATGAAAAACTAGATCAGGAATATGCCAAT TTAAACTTCAGTGAACACAATTACTTTGAAAACATTCTGGAAAACCTGAGAGCTGGAGCCCAAAAGAGCTTGAAAAAACTTCGAGAGAGAGTTGACCAAGATAT atggATAATTGGAGCTGCAGTGGTCAATGCATTCTATTCCCCCAATCGGAACCAGATAG TTTTTCCTGCTGGGATTCTACAGCCCCCCTTCTTCAGCAAACACCAACCACAAGCCCTGAACTTTGGAGGGATCGGGATGGTTATTGGGCATGAAATTACTCATGGGTTTGATGACAATG GTAGGAATTTTGATAAAGATGGAAATATGTTTGACTGGTGGAGCAATTTCTCAGCTATGCATTTCAAGGAGCAGTCTCGTTGCATGGTTTATCAGTATGGGAACTACACgtgggagctggctggaggACAAAAT GTCAGTGGAATAAGCACGTTAGGAGAAAATATTGCAGATAATGGAGGAGTCCGGCAGGCTTATAAG GCCTACTTAAAATGGCTGGAACGGGAAGGGAAGGAGCCAAAGTTGCCTGGACTGAATCTGTCccacaaacagcttttcttcctcaaCTTTGCCCAG GTTTGGTGTGGTTCCTACAGACCAGAATATGCTAGCCAGTCAATAAAGACAGATGTTCACAGCCCTCTGAAATACAG GGTGATGGGATCTTTGCAGAACTTCGAAGCATTCTCAGAGGCGTTCCACTGTAAAAAAGGCACAGCCATGCATCCCGCAGAGAAATGCAGAGTGTGGTAA
- the MMEL1 gene encoding membrane metallo-endopeptidase-like 1 isoform X1: MGKSESQMDIVEKSTKSGKKSWSFVAISLAVLLLLMTCAVVALVILYASSRGTHYGTNSGNICTTPGCVTAAARIIQNMDPTADPCQDFYQYACGGWLNRHVIPETSSRYSIFDILRDELEIILKGVLETSDQGDREAFQKAKILYKSCMNESLIEQRDSLPLLEALTMVGDWPVASADWNKTKEPNWSMEEKLSIMNSRFNKRVLIDMFVWNDDRDSSRHIIYIDQPSLGMPSRDYYFNGGNYQRVREAYLQFMITVAKMIREDKNTSKDDSFVQEEMTKVMELETEIANATTPAEERHDVTLLYNKMTLKELQEKFALNEFNWTFFIQGVMSSVSVQVDPEEEVVVYGVPYLQELKAIISKYSASTIQNYLIWRLVIDRVSSLSRRFKDARASYRKALYGTTLEEARWRECVSYVNNNMENAVGAMYVRETFAGESKRMVRDLIDKIREVFIETLDELQWMDEASKEKAREKAMAIKEQIGYPDYILEDQNEKLDQEYANLNFSEHNYFENILENLRAGAQKSLKKLRERVDQDIWIIGAAVVNAFYSPNRNQIVFPAGILQPPFFSKHQPQALNFGGIGMVIGHEITHGFDDNGRNFDKDGNMFDWWSNFSAMHFKEQSRCMVYQYGNYTWELAGGQNVSGISTLGENIADNGGVRQAYKAYLKWLEREGKEPKLPGLNLSHKQLFFLNFAQVWCGSYRPEYASQSIKTDVHSPLKYRVMGSLQNFEAFSEAFHCKKGTAMHPAEKCRVW; this comes from the exons CTGCTAGAATAATTCAGAATATGGACCCAACAGCTGACCCTTGCCAGGATTTCTACCAGTATGCCTGTGGGGGCTGGCTGAACCGGCATGTCATCCCAGAAACTAGCTCCAGATACAGCATTTTTGACATCCTGAGAGACGAGCTGGAGATCATCCTAAAAG GTGTGCTGGAGACTTCAGATCAAGGGGACAGAgaagcatttcagaaagctaAAATACTTTACAAGTCATGCATGAATGAGA gTCTTATAGAGCAACGAGATTCATTGCCTCTGCTAGAGGCCTTAACAATGGTTGGAGATTGGCCAGTGGCTTCTGCAGACTGGAATAAGACCAAAG AGCCAAATTGGAGCATGGAAGAAAAACTCTCCATAATGAACTCCAGATTTAACAAACGTGTCCTCATTGACATGTTTGTATGGAATGATGACCGGGATTCCAGCAGACACATAatttat ATTGACCAGCCAAGTTTAGGAATGCCATCCAGGGATTACTACTTTAATGGGGGCAACTATCAAAGA GTGAGAGAAGCTTACCTGCAGTTCATGATCACCGTTGCCAAAATGATCCGGGAAGACAAGAATACGTCTAAAGATGATTCCTTTGTCCAAGAGGAAATGACAAAGGTTATGGAGCTTGAAACAGAGATTGCAAAT GCAACTACCCCAGCAGAAGAAAGGCATGATGTAACCTTGTTGTACAACAAAATGACCTTAAAAGAGCTACAGGAAAAGTTTGCATTGAAC GAATTTAACTGGACCTTCTTCATCCAAGGTGTCATGTCTTCAGTAAGCGTTCAGGTTGACCCAGAAGAAGAGGTTGTTGTATATGGCGTGCCCTATCTGCAAGAGCTGAAAGCAATTATCTCAAAGTACTCAGCAAG CACCATCCAGAACTACCTCATTTGGCGACTGGTAATTGATCGAGTCAGCAGCTTGAGTCGGCGTTTCAAGGATGCTCGGGCCAGCTACAGGAAG GCACTTTATGGGACGACGCTGGAAGAAGCCCGCTGGAGGGAGTGCGTGAGTTACGTCAACAACAACATGGAGAATGCAGTGGGAGCAATGTATGTCAGGGAGACATTTGCTGGTGAGAGCAAGAGGATG GTCCGAGATTTAATAGATAAGATTCGTGAAGTGTTCATTGAGACTTTAGATGAGTTACAGTGGATGGATGAGGCATCTAAAGAGAAGGCTCGTGAGAAG GCAATGGCAATTAAAGAACAAATTGGCTATCCAGATTATATTTTGGAAGATCAGAATGAAAAACTAGATCAGGAATATGCCAAT TTAAACTTCAGTGAACACAATTACTTTGAAAACATTCTGGAAAACCTGAGAGCTGGAGCCCAAAAGAGCTTGAAAAAACTTCGAGAGAGAGTTGACCAAGATAT atggATAATTGGAGCTGCAGTGGTCAATGCATTCTATTCCCCCAATCGGAACCAGATAG TTTTTCCTGCTGGGATTCTACAGCCCCCCTTCTTCAGCAAACACCAACCACAAGCCCTGAACTTTGGAGGGATCGGGATGGTTATTGGGCATGAAATTACTCATGGGTTTGATGACAATG GTAGGAATTTTGATAAAGATGGAAATATGTTTGACTGGTGGAGCAATTTCTCAGCTATGCATTTCAAGGAGCAGTCTCGTTGCATGGTTTATCAGTATGGGAACTACACgtgggagctggctggaggACAAAAT GTCAGTGGAATAAGCACGTTAGGAGAAAATATTGCAGATAATGGAGGAGTCCGGCAGGCTTATAAG GCCTACTTAAAATGGCTGGAACGGGAAGGGAAGGAGCCAAAGTTGCCTGGACTGAATCTGTCccacaaacagcttttcttcctcaaCTTTGCCCAG GTTTGGTGTGGTTCCTACAGACCAGAATATGCTAGCCAGTCAATAAAGACAGATGTTCACAGCCCTCTGAAATACAG GGTGATGGGATCTTTGCAGAACTTCGAAGCATTCTCAGAGGCGTTCCACTGTAAAAAAGGCACAGCCATGCATCCCGCAGAGAAATGCAGAGTGTGGTAA